A region from the Panthera uncia isolate 11264 chromosome D3 unlocalized genomic scaffold, Puncia_PCG_1.0 HiC_scaffold_8, whole genome shotgun sequence genome encodes:
- the SERPINB3 gene encoding serpin B3 isoform X2 has product MDSLSEANTHFALDLFQQFKLSKKNDNIFYSPLSIASALAMTYLGAKENTALEIGKVLHLNEATHNTRGRTTTDHVEKLGNVHHQFQKLLTELKKPTDAYELNIANKFYGENKFPFLQEYMDNVKKFYLASVESVDFQKAAEETRKKINSWVESQTNGKIKDLLPENSLESTVLVLVNAVYFKGLWDKKFDKKYTVEEKFWLNKDVQAKILEMPYKGKDLSMMLLLPNEVDGLQKLEDQLTAEKLAEWTSSQNMSDRWVDLYLPRFKVEDDYDLKATLQALGMLDAFNTQRANFSGMTGSLDLAVSKALHKSFVEVTEEGTEATASTDVNAGYTSLPTYHFRCDHPFLFFIKHNKTNCILFLGRVSSP; this is encoded by the exons ATGGATTCACTCAGTGAAGCAAACACCCACTTTGCATTGGATCTGTTCCAGCAGTTCAAACTATCAAAGAAGAATGACAACATCTTCTATTCCCCTTTATCCATCGCATCAGCATTAGCCATGACCTACTTAGGAGCCAAAGAAAACACCGCCCTCGAAATTGGGAAG gtcCTTCACCTCAACGAAGCCACACACAACACGAGAGGAAGAACTACGACAGATCAC GTTGAAAAGTTGGGCAATGTGCACCACCAATTTCAAAAGCTTCTAACGGAATTAAAGAAACCCACTGATGCATATGAACTGAACATTGCCAACAAGTTCTATGGAGAAAAcaagtttccatttcttcaa GAATATATGGATAACGTCAAGAAATTTTACCTAGCCAGTGTGGAATCTGTTGATTTTCAAAAGGCGGCAGAAGAAACTCGTAAGAAGATTAATTCCTGGGTGGAAAGCCAAACAAATG GAAAAATCAAGGATCTGCTTCCCGAAAACTCTCTTGAGTCTACCGTTCTGGTTCTGGTGAACGCAGTCTATTTCAAAGGACTGTGGGACAAgaaatttgataaaaaatataCGGTGGAGGAAAAATTTTGGCTGAACAAG GACGTACAGGCCAAGATCCTGGAAATGCCATACAAAGGCAAGGATCTAAGCATGATGTTGCTGTTGCCAAATGAAGTGGACGGTCTGCAGAAG CTTGAAGACCAGCTCACCGCTGAGAAACTAGCAGAGTGGACGAGCTCACAAAATATGAGCGATAGATGGGTGGATTTATATTTACCTCGGTTCAAAGTGGAAGACGACTATGACCTCAAGGCCACGCTGCAAGCCTTGGGGATGCTGGACGCCTTCAATACACAGAGAGCCAACTTCTCAGGCATGACAGGGAGCCTGGATCTCGCGGTGTCTAAAGCCCTCCACAAGTCCTTTGTGGAGGTGACTGAAGAGGGCACCGAGGCCACAGCTTCTACAGACGTAAATGCTGGGTATACATCACTGCCAACTTACCATTTTCGTTGTGATCACCCTTTCCTGTTCTTCATCAAGCACAATAAGACCAACTGCATTCTCTTCCTGGGCAGAGTCTCTTCCCCTTAG
- the SERPINB3 gene encoding serpin B3 isoform X1: MDSLSEANTHFALDLFQQFKLSKKNDNIFYSPLSIASALAMTYLGAKENTALEIGKVLHLNEATHNTRGRTTTDHVEKLGNVHHQFQKLLTELKKPTDAYELNIANKFYGENKFPFLQEYMDNVKKFYLASVESVDFQKAAEETRKKINSWVESQTNGKIKDLLPENSLESTVLVLVNAVYFKGLWDKKFDKKYTVEEKFWLNKDTSKPVQMMKQSSVFNFTSLEDVQAKILEMPYKGKDLSMMLLLPNEVDGLQKLEDQLTAEKLAEWTSSQNMSDRWVDLYLPRFKVEDDYDLKATLQALGMLDAFNTQRANFSGMTGSLDLAVSKALHKSFVEVTEEGTEATASTDVNAGYTSLPTYHFRCDHPFLFFIKHNKTNCILFLGRVSSP; encoded by the exons ATGGATTCACTCAGTGAAGCAAACACCCACTTTGCATTGGATCTGTTCCAGCAGTTCAAACTATCAAAGAAGAATGACAACATCTTCTATTCCCCTTTATCCATCGCATCAGCATTAGCCATGACCTACTTAGGAGCCAAAGAAAACACCGCCCTCGAAATTGGGAAG gtcCTTCACCTCAACGAAGCCACACACAACACGAGAGGAAGAACTACGACAGATCAC GTTGAAAAGTTGGGCAATGTGCACCACCAATTTCAAAAGCTTCTAACGGAATTAAAGAAACCCACTGATGCATATGAACTGAACATTGCCAACAAGTTCTATGGAGAAAAcaagtttccatttcttcaa GAATATATGGATAACGTCAAGAAATTTTACCTAGCCAGTGTGGAATCTGTTGATTTTCAAAAGGCGGCAGAAGAAACTCGTAAGAAGATTAATTCCTGGGTGGAAAGCCAAACAAATG GAAAAATCAAGGATCTGCTTCCCGAAAACTCTCTTGAGTCTACCGTTCTGGTTCTGGTGAACGCAGTCTATTTCAAAGGACTGTGGGACAAgaaatttgataaaaaatataCGGTGGAGGAAAAATTTTGGCTGAACAAG GATACAAGCAAACCCGTGCAGATGATGAAACAATCCAGTGTCTTCAATTTCACCTCACTGGAGGACGTACAGGCCAAGATCCTGGAAATGCCATACAAAGGCAAGGATCTAAGCATGATGTTGCTGTTGCCAAATGAAGTGGACGGTCTGCAGAAG CTTGAAGACCAGCTCACCGCTGAGAAACTAGCAGAGTGGACGAGCTCACAAAATATGAGCGATAGATGGGTGGATTTATATTTACCTCGGTTCAAAGTGGAAGACGACTATGACCTCAAGGCCACGCTGCAAGCCTTGGGGATGCTGGACGCCTTCAATACACAGAGAGCCAACTTCTCAGGCATGACAGGGAGCCTGGATCTCGCGGTGTCTAAAGCCCTCCACAAGTCCTTTGTGGAGGTGACTGAAGAGGGCACCGAGGCCACAGCTTCTACAGACGTAAATGCTGGGTATACATCACTGCCAACTTACCATTTTCGTTGTGATCACCCTTTCCTGTTCTTCATCAAGCACAATAAGACCAACTGCATTCTCTTCCTGGGCAGAGTCTCTTCCCCTTAG